From Polynucleobacter sp. MWH-Braz-FAM2G, a single genomic window includes:
- a CDS encoding Trm112 family protein: MDKRLLNILVCPLCKSQLHLDADKNELICKADRLAYPIRDDIPVMLVEEARSLTPEEIN; this comes from the coding sequence ATGGATAAACGACTACTCAATATTTTGGTATGCCCTTTGTGTAAAAGCCAATTGCATTTAGATGCCGATAAGAATGAACTCATTTGTAAAGCAGATCGTTTGGCCTATCCAATTCGTGACGATATTCCTGTGATGCTAGTAGAGGAGGCTCGCAGCCTCACTCCAGAAGAAATTAATTAA
- a CDS encoding MotA/TolQ/ExbB proton channel family protein — protein MYSILLSAGWPIWPLLIISIIGLAIVLERSWYLRQTHIFPKNCLETAFSLANQMVKEKSAVSELQIAQLATISPASPLLACTLKEKLLGSSPDSALEELQATAQATWQKLDRYLGALATIATIAPLLGLFGTVVGMIEIFGSQGSINGATGSPQQLAHGISVALYNTAFGLLIAIPALAAWRGLRAIANQRQRECEEFTRQLFKKLYPSDFSK, from the coding sequence ATGTACTCCATCTTACTATCCGCTGGTTGGCCCATTTGGCCCCTACTCATTATCTCCATTATTGGCTTAGCGATTGTTCTTGAGCGCAGCTGGTATTTGCGCCAAACCCATATATTTCCAAAAAACTGTCTAGAAACAGCTTTTTCTCTTGCAAATCAGATGGTTAAAGAAAAATCTGCCGTTTCTGAGCTACAAATTGCTCAATTAGCCACCATTTCTCCGGCAAGCCCACTATTGGCCTGCACCCTTAAAGAAAAACTCTTGGGCAGTAGCCCTGACTCGGCTCTTGAAGAGCTACAAGCGACAGCACAAGCAACTTGGCAAAAATTAGACCGCTATCTTGGTGCACTTGCCACGATTGCCACCATTGCTCCCTTATTGGGGTTGTTTGGCACTGTGGTGGGCATGATCGAAATATTCGGCAGCCAGGGCTCGATTAATGGCGCGACTGGTAGTCCACAGCAATTAGCACATGGAATTTCCGTGGCACTCTACAACACTGCATTTGGTTTACTCATTGCTATTCCAGCATTAGCTGCGTGGCGTGGCTTGCGCGCAATCGCCAATCAACGTCAACGTGAGTGCGAAGAATTTACTCGCCAGCTTTTTAAGAAACTCTATCCGAGTGATTTCAGTAAATGA
- the kdsB gene encoding 3-deoxy-manno-octulosonate cytidylyltransferase, whose product MNDSSSALDFLVVIPARLGSTRLPRKPLADIAGKPMVIRVAERARQSQAHSVVVATDSPEIQEVCDEHRIECLLTSADHPTGTDRIAEVAQLLKLPNDSIIVNVQGDEPLIPPELINQVASTLAQHAQCAISTVAVPISDPSEINNPNVVKVVLNRSGEALYFSRATIPFVRDPKSNQNTEYLRHLGIYAYRADFLQAYTRLEPAPPEEAEALEQLRALWNGYRIAVHTALEAPPAGVDTPEDLERVRLLLAQI is encoded by the coding sequence ATGAACGATAGTTCTTCTGCGCTAGATTTTTTAGTGGTCATCCCAGCTAGACTGGGCTCCACTCGCTTACCCCGTAAACCATTGGCGGATATTGCTGGAAAACCTATGGTGATTCGAGTAGCAGAACGTGCTCGGCAATCTCAGGCTCATAGCGTTGTCGTTGCGACTGATTCGCCAGAAATCCAAGAAGTTTGCGATGAGCACCGAATTGAGTGCTTACTGACCAGCGCGGATCATCCGACGGGCACTGATCGAATTGCTGAAGTAGCTCAATTGCTCAAACTCCCAAATGATTCAATTATTGTGAATGTCCAAGGGGATGAGCCATTGATTCCTCCTGAACTGATTAATCAAGTAGCAAGCACATTAGCTCAGCATGCCCAATGCGCTATCTCAACGGTAGCAGTACCGATTTCAGATCCATCGGAGATTAACAACCCGAATGTAGTCAAAGTGGTCCTGAATCGATCTGGAGAAGCGCTCTATTTTTCAAGGGCAACAATTCCTTTTGTCAGAGACCCCAAAAGCAATCAAAATACGGAATATTTGCGTCATTTGGGCATTTACGCTTACAGAGCTGACTTTTTACAAGCCTATACCCGCCTAGAACCAGCCCCACCCGAGGAAGCGGAAGCTTTAGAACAGTTACGCGCCCTTTGGAATGGCTACCGTATTGCAGTCCATACCGCCTTAGAGGCGCCTCCAGCAGGGGTTGACACCCCAGAGGACCTAGAACGAGTTCGGTTACTGCTAGCTCAAATCTAA
- the lpxK gene encoding tetraacyldisaccharide 4'-kinase — MTFSFFRKAPQFWERRGPTSLLLWPLSWLYGLVLRVRKLIQDTGLVKPKPAPVPIIIVGNIRVGGTGKTPIVIALSERLVQLGWHPGIISRGYGSSTQTEPVQVSSHSDPALVGDEPVLIARRTHDQFPIWVFPKRQKSIEALLKHSPNVNVIISDDGLQHSGLARWPAREGGRDIEFVVRDGRGEGNRFLLPAGPLREPATRGRDATLFTGKTANGDRAAQPQDEYFLGRRGFSLLSYLGDAYQLINPSNHQTLAQIADSYLLNNITAVAALGNPQRFFDDLLKQGIAAKTIPLPDHASYAPEFFAKIHTQCILITEKDAVKCADIKDDRIWVVPMSLTLPDSLAEWLQSILQRPDPYRYNL; from the coding sequence ATGACCTTTTCTTTTTTCCGTAAAGCTCCGCAGTTCTGGGAGAGACGTGGACCTACCAGCTTATTACTATGGCCACTTTCTTGGCTTTATGGCTTGGTATTGCGAGTACGTAAACTGATTCAAGATACTGGCTTAGTTAAACCTAAGCCTGCCCCTGTCCCCATCATTATTGTTGGCAATATTCGCGTAGGTGGAACTGGCAAAACTCCCATCGTGATTGCTTTATCAGAACGCTTAGTCCAACTAGGGTGGCACCCTGGAATTATCAGTCGCGGTTACGGCTCTTCTACACAGACTGAGCCAGTACAAGTCAGTAGTCATTCAGATCCTGCATTAGTGGGGGATGAACCTGTGTTGATTGCCAGGCGCACACATGATCAATTTCCGATTTGGGTCTTTCCAAAGCGTCAGAAAAGCATAGAGGCTTTACTCAAGCATTCACCGAACGTCAATGTGATTATTAGCGATGATGGTTTGCAACATAGCGGATTGGCCCGCTGGCCAGCGCGTGAAGGTGGACGCGATATCGAATTTGTAGTGCGTGATGGGCGTGGTGAAGGCAATCGCTTTTTATTGCCCGCAGGTCCATTGCGTGAACCAGCTACACGAGGGCGTGATGCAACTCTCTTTACTGGAAAGACAGCAAATGGTGATCGCGCAGCACAACCACAAGACGAGTACTTTTTAGGGCGACGTGGATTTTCGCTCTTAAGCTATCTAGGTGACGCATATCAATTAATAAATCCAAGCAATCATCAAACACTCGCACAAATTGCAGACAGTTATTTACTAAATAACATCACTGCTGTTGCCGCCCTGGGAAATCCACAACGTTTTTTTGACGATCTTCTTAAGCAAGGTATCGCCGCTAAAACGATTCCTCTGCCAGATCATGCAAGCTACGCTCCTGAATTTTTTGCAAAGATTCACACGCAATGCATTCTGATTACTGAAAAGGATGCAGTAAAGTGCGCCGACATCAAAGATGATCGCATTTGGGTGGTGCCAATGTCTCTCACCCTGCCAGACAGCCTAGCCGAATGGTTGCAATCCATCTTGCAACGGCCTGATCCTTATCGCTACAACTTGTAG
- the nrdR gene encoding transcriptional regulator NrdR — protein sequence MRCPFCHNEDTQVLDTRVSDEGDTIRRRRRCAKCDKRFTTYERVELVLPAIVKKNGSRVEYSHDKLASSIKLALRKRPVSSDSVDESIARIEEKLLSLGEKEIPSERVGELVMRELKRLDKVAYIRFASVYRSFADIESFESALKELK from the coding sequence TTGCGCTGCCCTTTTTGTCATAACGAAGACACCCAAGTACTCGATACTCGGGTGTCTGATGAAGGCGATACTATTCGCCGCCGCCGCCGTTGTGCAAAATGCGATAAGCGCTTTACGACTTATGAGCGTGTAGAGTTAGTGCTTCCGGCTATCGTCAAAAAAAATGGTAGCCGTGTGGAATACAGTCACGATAAGTTAGCTAGCTCGATCAAGCTAGCATTGCGCAAACGACCAGTCTCTTCAGACTCCGTGGATGAATCGATTGCCAGGATTGAAGAAAAGCTTTTGAGTCTGGGGGAGAAAGAGATCCCAAGTGAGCGCGTGGGCGAACTCGTGATGCGTGAACTCAAGCGCCTTGATAAGGTTGCCTATATTCGTTTTGCTTCTGTTTATCGAAGCTTTGCAGATATTGAATCTTTTGAGAGCGCTCTTAAAGAGCTTAAGTAG
- the glyA gene encoding serine hydroxymethyltransferase, whose product MFDRQNTLAKTDPQLWEAIQNENKRQEDHIELIASENYTSPAVMAAQGSQLTNKYAEGYPGKRYYGGCEFVDVAEQLAIDRVKALFGAEAANVQPHCGASANQAVFLAFLKPGDTFMGMSLAEGGHLTHGMALNMSGKWFNPIAYGLDKNEEIDYEQMERLAREHKPKLIIAGASAYSKKIDFERISKLAKEVGAIFMVDMAHYAGLVAAGVYPNPVPHADIVTSTTHKSLRGPRGGIILMKAEHEKAINSAVFPGLQGGPLMHVIAAKAVAFKEAAEPSFKEYQKQVVANAKALAETLIERGLRIVSGGTDSHVMLVDLRAKKMTGKEAERVLGEAHITCNKNGIPNDPEKPMVTSGIRLGSPAMTTRGFKEAEARQVGNFIADVLDNPNDPDNIAKVRAQVAELTKRFPVYG is encoded by the coding sequence ATGTTTGACCGTCAAAATACTTTAGCCAAAACCGACCCACAATTGTGGGAAGCCATTCAGAACGAAAATAAGCGTCAAGAAGACCATATTGAATTGATTGCTTCTGAAAACTACACCTCACCAGCGGTGATGGCAGCCCAAGGCTCCCAGTTAACCAATAAATACGCTGAAGGCTATCCAGGTAAGCGCTATTACGGCGGTTGTGAATTCGTGGATGTTGCTGAGCAATTGGCAATTGATCGCGTGAAGGCTTTGTTTGGCGCTGAAGCAGCAAACGTGCAACCCCATTGTGGCGCATCTGCTAACCAAGCAGTATTTTTGGCTTTCTTAAAGCCTGGCGATACCTTTATGGGCATGAGTCTGGCCGAGGGCGGGCACTTGACTCACGGCATGGCTTTGAACATGAGTGGTAAGTGGTTTAACCCTATCGCTTACGGCCTCGATAAAAACGAAGAAATTGATTACGAGCAAATGGAACGTTTGGCTCGTGAACACAAGCCAAAATTAATTATTGCTGGCGCATCCGCTTACTCTAAGAAAATTGATTTTGAGCGCATCAGCAAATTAGCCAAAGAAGTGGGCGCGATTTTCATGGTCGACATGGCTCACTACGCTGGATTGGTTGCGGCAGGTGTTTATCCAAATCCAGTGCCTCATGCGGACATCGTTACCTCTACTACGCATAAAAGCTTGCGCGGACCTCGTGGTGGCATCATCTTAATGAAAGCTGAACATGAAAAAGCCATTAATTCAGCCGTATTCCCTGGTTTGCAAGGCGGCCCTTTGATGCATGTGATTGCTGCTAAAGCAGTCGCATTTAAGGAAGCGGCTGAACCTAGTTTCAAGGAATATCAAAAGCAAGTGGTAGCGAATGCAAAAGCACTCGCGGAAACTTTGATTGAGCGCGGACTTCGGATTGTTTCTGGAGGCACTGATTCTCATGTGATGTTGGTGGATTTGCGTGCCAAGAAAATGACTGGCAAAGAAGCTGAACGTGTCTTGGGCGAAGCCCATATCACTTGTAATAAAAATGGTATTCCGAATGATCCAGAAAAACCTATGGTGACCAGTGGCATTCGTTTAGGTTCCCCTGCCATGACAACTCGTGGCTTTAAAGAAGCTGAAGCCAGACAAGTTGGAAACTTTATAGCGGATGTGTTGGATAACCCAAATGATCCAGACAATATCGCTAAAGTGCGTGCGCAAGTTGCCGAACTTACTAAACGTTTTCCTGTTTACGGTTAA
- a CDS encoding nucleotidyltransferase domain-containing protein has product MKPLSDQQRLFLVESDQLYRAWREVLRRHQGYKYGMRWRNINGKDYLLRLTSATGNSKSLGPRTPETESIYKQFQEGKTNTDEKFQSLKARIESQRKLNRAIRLGRLPSIIGEILLALDKTQALSELRVVGTHAIFAYESMAAVELKMELLASGDIDLLFDVRKKMSLISKKLHGEGILGLLKKVDKSFEISSAQGFRAINKDGFMVDLIGQDKGMSSPKPELIASGDLEIMEVPNLEWLANAPRIEQVVIAANGSPVLMPVPDPRAYAIHKAWLSQQPDREPVKKQRDLNQALMVLYLVQEYLPNLPIETEHLRYLPKKVISKSMLDLSNLKK; this is encoded by the coding sequence ATGAAACCCCTATCTGATCAGCAGCGACTCTTTTTAGTCGAATCCGACCAACTCTATAGGGCATGGCGGGAGGTACTTCGGCGCCATCAAGGATACAAGTATGGCATGCGGTGGAGAAATATCAATGGCAAAGATTACTTATTACGCCTAACAAGCGCCACTGGAAACAGCAAATCACTTGGGCCTCGCACTCCCGAAACCGAGTCTATTTATAAACAGTTTCAGGAGGGCAAAACCAATACTGATGAAAAATTTCAATCACTCAAGGCGCGGATTGAATCCCAGCGCAAATTAAATCGTGCTATTCGCTTAGGTCGCCTCCCCAGCATTATTGGCGAAATTTTATTGGCACTGGATAAAACGCAAGCCCTCTCTGAATTACGAGTAGTTGGCACACACGCTATATTTGCTTATGAGTCAATGGCAGCAGTTGAACTCAAGATGGAGCTATTGGCATCCGGAGACATTGATTTGTTATTTGATGTGCGAAAAAAGATGTCATTAATTTCTAAAAAATTACATGGTGAAGGCATACTCGGTCTACTTAAAAAAGTAGATAAATCATTCGAAATTTCTTCGGCACAAGGATTTAGAGCCATCAATAAAGATGGCTTCATGGTTGATCTGATTGGGCAAGACAAGGGAATGTCTTCACCCAAGCCAGAACTCATTGCCTCGGGAGATTTAGAAATCATGGAAGTTCCCAACTTAGAGTGGCTAGCAAATGCACCGCGCATAGAACAAGTCGTGATTGCCGCAAATGGCTCGCCCGTATTAATGCCCGTTCCCGATCCAAGAGCTTATGCTATTCATAAAGCATGGCTTTCTCAACAGCCAGATCGAGAGCCAGTTAAAAAACAACGTGATCTTAACCAAGCTTTAATGGTTCTATATTTAGTGCAAGAATATTTACCAAATCTCCCAATAGAAACAGAGCATTTGCGTTACCTTCCCAAGAAGGTTATTTCCAAGTCAATGCTTGATCTCTCAAATCTTAAAAAATGA
- the adk gene encoding adenylate kinase, with protein sequence MRLILLGAPGAGKGTQAQYICEKFGIPQISTGDMLRAAVKAGTELGIAAKKIMDAGGLVSDDIIIGLVKDRLTQPDCSKGYLFDGFPRTIPQAQAMKDAGVPIDYVLEIDVPFEAIIDRMGGRRVHPASGRTYHIKYNPPKVEGKDDVTGEPLIQRDDDKEETVRKRLQVYDDQTRPLVEYYSTWATQASPTDKVKAPAYRKVSGTGSVEDITASIFEVLK encoded by the coding sequence ATGCGGTTGATTCTGCTCGGTGCACCAGGTGCTGGAAAAGGCACACAAGCTCAGTATATTTGCGAAAAATTCGGTATTCCACAAATTTCTACAGGCGATATGTTGCGTGCGGCTGTAAAAGCAGGAACCGAACTCGGTATTGCTGCTAAAAAAATCATGGATGCGGGCGGGCTTGTTTCCGACGACATCATTATCGGTCTCGTTAAAGATCGTCTGACTCAGCCAGATTGCAGCAAAGGATATTTGTTTGATGGTTTCCCAAGAACCATTCCTCAAGCACAGGCCATGAAAGATGCTGGCGTGCCCATTGATTACGTATTAGAAATTGATGTGCCATTTGAGGCAATCATTGATCGTATGGGTGGACGCCGGGTTCATCCAGCCTCTGGTCGTACCTATCACATCAAATACAACCCACCAAAAGTAGAGGGTAAAGATGATGTGACAGGCGAACCATTGATTCAACGCGATGACGACAAAGAAGAAACTGTTCGCAAACGTCTTCAAGTTTATGACGATCAAACTCGTCCACTTGTGGAGTACTACTCTACATGGGCTACGCAAGCCAGCCCAACTGACAAGGTGAAAGCGCCTGCTTATCGTAAGGTGAGCGGTACTGGTAGCGTTGAAGACATTACTGCCTCGATCTTCGAGGTGTTGAAATAA
- a CDS encoding type II toxin-antitoxin system RelE/ParE family toxin: MFEIRKTPQFDEWLNGIQDSLTIKRLSKRLSKVALGNFGDVSPISDGIWEMREHFGAGWRMYYIQHGKVIVVMLGGGCKATQVADIKEVKKIARSLEA; encoded by the coding sequence ATGTTTGAAATACGTAAAACACCCCAATTTGACGAATGGTTAAACGGCATTCAAGATTCACTAACAATTAAACGGTTATCAAAAAGGCTTAGTAAAGTTGCTCTAGGAAATTTTGGTGATGTAAGTCCTATCTCTGATGGTATTTGGGAAATGCGTGAGCATTTTGGAGCTGGCTGGCGTATGTATTACATCCAGCATGGAAAGGTAATTGTTGTTATGTTGGGCGGTGGATGCAAGGCCACTCAAGTGGCAGATATTAAAGAGGTAAAAAAGATAGCTCGATCCTTGGAGGCTTAA
- the murB gene encoding UDP-N-acetylmuramate dehydrogenase codes for MIDHRQLPQRYLNYSLKNRNTFGFDATAEFTYEITSADQIAAVFVDITQQKMPWRVLGGGSNVILPKKLSGVTLLMNITGQEILSSDGDATRLAVGAGVNWHELVAWTLENNLPGLENLALIPGTAGAAPIQNIGAYGVEIADYIECIEAFDAQEQTFITLTKEACQFAYRDSYFKQHPNRCIVTKVIFKIPKAWKAHIHYADLAKQFSADSNPSPEDIFLAVCKIRTRKLPDPKIIGNAGSFFQNPIVPNEQFETLLKAHASLVSYPDAPGKRKLAAGWLIDQCGFKGQRMGSVGVYENQALVLVNHGGGTAQDILGLAKCIREKVHDKFGVTLQIEPNIL; via the coding sequence ATGATCGACCATCGCCAACTTCCGCAACGGTATTTAAACTATAGCCTCAAGAATCGAAATACCTTTGGTTTTGATGCCACTGCTGAGTTCACTTACGAAATCACCTCTGCCGATCAGATCGCTGCCGTATTCGTAGACATTACCCAGCAGAAAATGCCGTGGCGCGTTTTAGGTGGCGGCAGCAATGTAATTCTTCCAAAAAAACTGTCGGGCGTTACTCTGCTCATGAATATCACAGGACAAGAAATTCTCTCCTCCGATGGGGATGCTACCCGCTTGGCGGTAGGGGCTGGCGTCAATTGGCATGAACTCGTTGCTTGGACGCTAGAAAACAATCTCCCTGGCCTAGAAAACTTAGCGCTTATTCCAGGAACTGCAGGGGCAGCACCGATTCAGAATATTGGTGCTTATGGCGTTGAGATTGCAGATTACATTGAATGTATCGAAGCTTTTGATGCACAAGAACAAACCTTTATCACCCTGACAAAGGAGGCATGCCAATTTGCCTATCGCGATAGCTACTTTAAACAGCATCCCAATCGATGCATTGTGACTAAGGTCATTTTTAAAATCCCTAAAGCTTGGAAGGCGCACATACATTACGCAGATCTTGCCAAGCAATTTTCTGCTGATAGCAATCCAAGCCCTGAAGATATCTTCTTGGCTGTTTGCAAAATTCGTACTCGAAAACTTCCGGATCCAAAAATCATTGGCAATGCTGGAAGTTTTTTCCAGAACCCGATTGTTCCTAATGAGCAATTTGAAACTTTACTAAAAGCGCATGCATCCCTTGTGTCGTATCCGGATGCACCCGGCAAACGAAAACTCGCAGCAGGATGGCTCATTGATCAATGTGGTTTTAAGGGTCAACGCATGGGCTCAGTCGGAGTCTATGAAAACCAAGCCTTAGTACTAGTCAATCATGGTGGCGGGACCGCGCAAGATATTCTTGGTCTAGCTAAATGCATTCGCGAAAAGGTACACGATAAATTTGGCGTTACCTTACAAATAGAGCCCAATATCTTGTAA
- the xseA gene encoding exodeoxyribonuclease VII large subunit — protein sequence MSEISREILSVGDLNRAIAASLEDRFDTVWVSGEISNFKAYDSGHWYFSLKDEEGQIRCVMFRGRNGQVGFMPQSGDLVEVSANLGMYVPRGDIQLTIQTLRRAGMGGLYEAFLKLKAKLAKEGLFDEERKRDIPLHPRSIGIITSPQAAALKDVLSTLARRAPHIPIVIYPTLVQGPDAPAGIISASKAAEKEKAVDVILLVRGGGSIEDLWAFNDEQLAYAIAQSSIPVVSGVGHETDFTIADFVADLRAPTPTGAAELAAPRRDQLLQELESIKQTLLQRINQRVEREAQTLDQLALRLSHALPNPERMREQIQSWQQRLNQAWSVRLENWRRNQSHYLSQLEMLNPQRTLERGYAVILSKEKNGLHAVRKADELNTEDVFQVHLADGTTDVRFSQTALKTENP from the coding sequence ATGTCGGAAATATCAAGGGAAATTCTGAGTGTTGGCGATCTAAACCGCGCTATAGCGGCATCCTTAGAGGACCGCTTTGATACTGTATGGGTAAGCGGGGAGATTTCGAACTTCAAGGCTTATGACAGCGGGCATTGGTATTTTTCTCTGAAGGACGAAGAGGGTCAGATTCGCTGTGTGATGTTCCGTGGGCGCAATGGCCAGGTTGGATTTATGCCGCAATCGGGTGATTTGGTTGAGGTGAGTGCTAACTTAGGAATGTATGTTCCCCGTGGAGATATTCAGCTTACGATTCAAACATTGCGTCGCGCTGGGATGGGTGGTCTTTACGAGGCTTTTTTAAAGCTCAAAGCCAAGTTAGCCAAGGAGGGCTTATTTGACGAAGAGCGCAAGCGTGATATTCCACTGCACCCCAGATCAATTGGCATCATTACCTCACCACAAGCGGCAGCGCTTAAAGACGTACTGAGTACGTTGGCAAGAAGAGCGCCACATATTCCCATCGTTATCTATCCAACCTTGGTGCAGGGTCCTGATGCGCCTGCTGGAATTATTTCTGCATCAAAAGCTGCAGAAAAAGAAAAAGCCGTTGATGTCATATTGCTTGTGCGGGGCGGTGGCAGTATTGAGGACCTTTGGGCATTTAACGATGAGCAGTTGGCATATGCCATTGCGCAGTCCAGTATTCCAGTTGTCAGTGGTGTTGGGCATGAAACTGATTTCACCATTGCAGATTTTGTTGCTGACCTAAGGGCACCAACACCCACTGGCGCAGCAGAGTTAGCCGCTCCACGCCGAGATCAATTACTACAAGAGCTTGAATCCATCAAGCAGACTTTGCTACAGCGAATCAATCAACGAGTGGAGCGTGAGGCGCAAACTTTAGATCAACTCGCTTTGAGATTAAGTCATGCCTTACCAAACCCAGAAAGGATGCGCGAGCAAATTCAGAGTTGGCAACAAAGACTCAATCAGGCTTGGTCTGTGCGTCTAGAAAATTGGCGACGCAATCAATCTCACTATCTGTCACAACTGGAGATGCTGAATCCACAGAGAACTCTAGAACGTGGTTATGCAGTGATTTTAAGTAAAGAGAAAAATGGATTGCATGCGGTTCGGAAAGCGGATGAGCTCAATACGGAAGATGTATTTCAGGTGCATTTGGCAGACGGCACAACAGACGTTCGCTTTTCACAAACGGCATTGAAAACCGAGAATCCTTAG
- a CDS encoding Txe/YoeB family addiction module toxin, whose protein sequence is MNWNLVYSKYAIKDAKKLSKADLKEKAQNLLLILEIDPFQNPPPDEKLIGDISGAYSRRINIQHRLVYEVFRKEKTVRILRMWTHYE, encoded by the coding sequence GTGAATTGGAATTTGGTTTATTCCAAATATGCCATTAAAGACGCAAAAAAACTCTCGAAGGCTGACCTAAAAGAAAAGGCGCAAAATTTACTTCTGATTTTAGAAATTGATCCATTCCAAAATCCGCCTCCTGATGAAAAATTAATTGGAGACATAAGTGGTGCTTACTCAAGAAGAATTAATATTCAACATCGCCTAGTGTATGAAGTATTTCGGAAAGAAAAAACGGTCCGTATTTTGAGAATGTGGACCCATTACGAATAA
- a CDS encoding biopolymer transporter ExbD translates to MSWLETHPQTRKRFSLGSSTAPVEPEINLIPFIDVLLVVLIFLMISTTFTRYQELAITLPIANGSESQTEPKQIHIAVSRDGRFAINGKVTERSQLSGVLMQLSGQGTQKDAASSLQVNIDADARAPHQAVMTVLEAARDANLSNIVFSSQFNNQAKK, encoded by the coding sequence ATGAGTTGGTTAGAAACCCATCCTCAAACTAGAAAACGATTTTCGCTCGGTAGTAGCACCGCGCCCGTTGAGCCCGAAATCAATCTCATCCCTTTTATTGATGTGTTGTTGGTGGTATTAATTTTTTTGATGATCTCCACCACCTTTACTCGTTATCAAGAATTAGCTATTACCCTTCCAATTGCTAATGGCAGTGAAAGCCAAACCGAGCCTAAACAAATTCATATTGCAGTCAGTCGTGATGGTCGCTTTGCCATTAACGGCAAAGTAACTGAGCGCTCACAGTTAAGCGGTGTACTAATGCAACTCAGCGGACAAGGTACGCAAAAGGATGCAGCAAGCTCGCTTCAGGTCAACATAGATGCCGATGCCAGAGCGCCTCATCAAGCAGTGATGACTGTTCTTGAAGCAGCAAGAGATGCCAATCTCTCAAATATTGTCTTTAGTAGTCAATTCAATAACCAAGCCAAGAAATAA
- a CDS encoding addiction module antidote protein — MTKNKKIKISDLPKFDVVDYLKTDKDIAEYLTVVLEDGDPALFVAAIGDIARAKGMSEIAKKSGVTRESLYRALKIEARPRFETVTRVIHALGMKLSVHA, encoded by the coding sequence ATGACAAAAAATAAAAAAATAAAAATTAGCGATTTGCCTAAGTTTGATGTTGTTGATTATCTGAAGACAGATAAAGATATAGCCGAATATCTGACGGTAGTTCTCGAGGATGGTGATCCTGCTTTGTTTGTTGCTGCTATTGGTGATATTGCTAGAGCAAAAGGAATGAGTGAGATTGCAAAAAAGAGTGGAGTAACAAGAGAGTCCTTATATAGGGCTTTAAAGATAGAGGCTCGCCCACGATTTGAGACGGTGACCAGAGTGATCCATGCTTTAGGGATGAAATTAAGTGTTCATGCCTAA
- a CDS encoding type II toxin-antitoxin system Phd/YefM family antitoxin, whose product MTTLTASEARAGLYRLIDQAAQTHQPVLISGKRANAVLISEEDWTAIQETLYLLAVPGMRESIKDAMSEPLSKSKKGLKW is encoded by the coding sequence ATGACAACACTCACCGCAAGCGAGGCCAGGGCTGGACTTTATCGCTTGATAGATCAAGCTGCTCAGACTCATCAGCCGGTATTAATTTCTGGAAAAAGGGCAAATGCTGTCCTCATTTCTGAGGAAGATTGGACTGCCATTCAGGAGACACTGTATCTCTTGGCAGTACCAGGTATGCGTGAATCAATTAAAGACGCCATGTCCGAGCCTTTAAGTAAAAGCAAGAAGGGTCTGAAGTGGTGA